A window of the Gossypium arboreum isolate Shixiya-1 chromosome 2, ASM2569848v2, whole genome shotgun sequence genome harbors these coding sequences:
- the LOC108473121 gene encoding uncharacterized protein LOC108473121 encodes MATDGEKEMAAANMEKEERKKRNAEKGLNRMSQIRSARPQSQEHHPIPPSSTHAKDARRESLSFDAQNDGIRDRNAFFSDDDQTSQTNQSHNISAGPAGLSEASTSSNLIQGGTHEISSANSVDVGTDKHAMSGRAVGEKDKSKAMQDRKASTNAESVQKACRNQPNLFSSKLVNSCIIASERARSLSALVIAICVLLSHINFPLLGLSIGRSDSNVASKPIYIILLTDLAIVLSRLFLDKKGVVSAEVEEEKPAAASQDNKENWDGAVMLLERGLVAYQTIRALFIDFSIYAVVVICGTSLL; translated from the exons ATGGCAACGGACGGCGAGAAAGAGATGGCAGCCGCTAACATGGAGAAAgaggaaaggaaaaagagaaATGCTGAGAAAGGGTTGAACCGGATGTCTCAAATCCGGTCCGCACGTCCTCAATCTCAAGAACATCACCCCATTCCACCTTCATCAACCCATGCCAAAG ATGCAAGGAGAGAAAGCTTAAGCTTTGATGCACAGAACGACGGAATTCGAGATCGTAACGCATTTTTCTCTGACGATGACCAGACATCGCAAACAAatcaatctcacaatatcagtg CTGGACCTGCGGGACTGAGTGAAGCCTCAACTTCTAGTAATCTTATACAAGGTGGGACGCATGAAATATCAAGTGCCAACTCCGTAGATGTTGGAACTGATAAACATGCGATGTCTGGTCGTGCGGTGGGAGAAAAGGATAAGTCGAAGGCAATGCAGGACCGGAAAGCATCAACCAATGCGGAATCAGTCCAAAAAGCGTGCAGGAATCAACCTAATTTATTCTCGTCAAAACTAGTGAATTCCTGCATTATAGCTTCTGAAAGAGCACGCAGTTTATCTGCCCTAGTCATAGCAATTTGTGTGCTTCTTTCTCATATTAATTTTCCCTTGCTTGGATTGAGTATAGGCAGGTCAGACAGCAATGTAGCCTCAAAGCCTATTTACATAATCTTACTCACCGACTTGGCCATTGTGCTCAGCCGACTGTTTCTGGACAAGAAAGGAGTGGTGTCGGCAGAGGTGGAGGAAGAGAAACCTGCAGCAGCATCTCAAGATAATAAGGAAAACTGGGATGGAGCCGTTATGCTTTTGGAGAGAGGGTTAGTGGCCTATCAGACAATCCGAGCACTTTTCATAGATTTCAGCATTTATGCAGTGGTGGTCATTTGTGGCACTTCTCTACTCTAA